In the Arachis ipaensis cultivar K30076 chromosome B10, Araip1.1, whole genome shotgun sequence genome, one interval contains:
- the LOC107622506 gene encoding CDPK-related kinase 5, whose protein sequence is MGVCTSKPHKPNPYASREPEAEPYDPSQQIPRTPLTPPGDRKDDVIAGKQSPFFPFYSPSPARFLKKSPATGGGNKSASSTPRRFFRRPFPPPSPAKHIRAVLARRQGKKAATAIPEEGEEDGGGGAADLDKRFGFSKEFTSRLEVGEEVGRGHFGYTCSARYKKGELKGQQVAVKVIPKAKMTTAIAIEDVRREVKILRALNGHKNLVQYYDAFEDQDNVYIVMELCEGGELLDRILSKGGKYSEDDAKAVMVQILNVVAFCHLQGVVHRDLKPENFLYTSKDESSESELKAIDFGLSDFVRPDERLNDIVGSAYYVAPEVLHRSYSTEADVWSIGVIAYILLCGSRPFWARTESGIFRAVLKADPSFDEAPWPSLSTEAKDFVKRLLNKDPRKRISASQALSHPWIRNYNNVKVSLDLLIFKLMKIYMRSSSLRKAALRALSKTLTADELYYLREQFALLEPSKNGSISLENISKALMKHATDAMKESRIPDFLASLNPLQYRRMDFEEFCAAALSVHQLEALDRWEQHARCAYELFEKDGNRAIVIEELASELGLGPSIPVHVVLHDWIRHTDGKLSFLGFVKLLHGVSSRSLAKVQ, encoded by the exons ATGGGGGTTTGCACTTCAAAGCCTCACAAACCCAACCCTTACGCTTCTCGGGAACCTGAAGCTGAACCTTACGATCCCTCACAACAAATCCCCAGAACCCCTCTCACTCCCCCCGGTGACCGGAAAGATGACGTCATCGCCGGTAAACAGTCGCCGTTCTTCCCCTTCTACAGCCCAAGCCCTGCACGCTTCCTCAAGAAGTCTCCGGCGACCGGAGGAGGGAACAAGAGTGCCAGCTCGACGCCGAGGAGGTTTTTCAGGCGACCGTTCCCGCCTCCGTCGCCGGCGAAGCACATAAGGGCTGTGTTGGCTAGACGGCAGGGAAAGAAGGCGGCAACGGCAATACCGGAGGAAGGAGAGGAGGACGGCGGAGGAGGCGCCGCCGATTTGGATAAGAGATTCGGATTCTCGAAGGAGTTCACTAGTAGGCTTGAGGTTGGGGAAGAAGTGGGTCGAGGGCATTTTGGGTATACTTGTTCTGCTAGGTACAAGAAGGGTGAGCTTAAGGGTCAGCAAGTTGCTGTTAAAGTCATCCCAAAAGCTAAG ATGACAACAGCAATTGCAATTGAAGATGTGAGAAGGGAGGTTAAGATATTGCGAGCTTTGAACGGACACAAGAATCTGGTACAATACTATGATGCATTTGAAGATCAAGATAATGTCTACATTGTGATGGA GTTATGCGAAGGTGGCGAGCTTTTGGATAGGATACTATCAAA aggAGGGAAATACTCAGAAGATGATGCGAAGGCTGTGATGGTACAAATACTAAATGTTGTTGCATTTTGTCATCTTCAAGGTGTGGTGCATCGAGATCTTAAGCCAGAG AATTTTCTGTATACGTCGAAGGATGAAAGTTCAGAGTCAGAATTAAAAGCAATTGACTTTGGGTTATCTGACTTTGTCCGACCAG ATGAAAGGCTTAATGACATTGTTGGAAGTGCATACTATGTGGCCCCAGAAGTTCTCCATAGATCATACAGCACTGAGGCTGATGTGTGGAGCATAGGCGTGATCGCATATATTCTTTTGTGTGGTAGTCGCCCATTTTGGGCCCGAACGGAGTCTGGTATCTTTAGGGCAGTTTTGAAAGCTGATCCCAGCTTCGATGAGGCTCCTTGGCCTTCTTTATCTACAGAAGCAAAAGATTTTGTCAAACGCCTACTGAATAAGGATCCACGGAAACGAATATCTGCTTCTCAAGCTCTAA GTCACCCTTGGATAAGGAATTACAATAATGTAAAAGTCTCACTTGATCTTTTAATATTTAAGCTCATGAAAATCTATATGCGATCATCATCCTTGCGTAAGGCTGCTTTAAGG GCCTTGTCCAAGACATTAACTGCTGATGAACTCTATTATCTAAGGGAGCAATTTGCATTGTTAGAACCAAGCAAAAATGGCAGCATATCCTTAGAAAACATTAGCAAG GCCTTGATGAAACATGCAACGGATGCCATGAAAGAGTCTCGCATCCCTGACTTTCTTGCCTCG CTAAATCCATTACAATATAGAAGAATGGATTTTGAAGAATTCTGTGCTGCTGCATTAAGCGTACATCAGCTCGAAGCTCTTGATCGCTGGGAACAACATGCCCGATGTGCTTACGAGCTCTTTGAGAAAGATGGAAACAGGGCTATCGTTATTGAAGAACTTGCATCG GAACTTGGGCTCGGTCCTTCTATCCCTGTTCATGTGGTTCTTCATGACTGGATACGGCACACCGATGGAAAGCTAAGCTTTCTTGGCTTTGTCAAATTATTACATGGTGTGTCTAGCAGAAGTCTTGCAAAGGTTCAGTAA